The following is a genomic window from Prunus persica cultivar Lovell chromosome G7, Prunus_persica_NCBIv2, whole genome shotgun sequence.
CAACAAACTAAAGCAGCAATTCACCAAAATCTACTTGTGTTGGTGATTTGGGATTTATCAAAGAAACGCTGATATCAAACTCACACTCTGGTTGAGGCCAGTCACGAAGTCAATAATGAGGGGAAGGACTAGGAACAGGAAAAAAGGATTAGAGAGAGATAAAAGTGGGTTATGTTTGGTTGGGTTGGCGTTTGTTGGGGAGATTCGAGAAGacaaagaataataatataaacaatcaaacaaacaaacaaactataTAATAGAAAATTGATATGGGAAATTTGATAAGAAACAGATATCATAAATACGTTCTTGGGGTTTGTCAACTTTGTTGGCTCCTCAAACTCAAAaggctctctctctgtctctcccaAAGCTCAAAGCTCACACCTTGGCCACAAGTTTAAAGAGGTAGAGTGGGGTTGATATTCGATTGTGGCTCTCGGGCTCTTCTCACCCACCAGATGCATATCTGACGTGGGGTCCATTTCCTTCTGGTAAATATTGTTACTTGCTTGTTTTCATggtctctctttgctctccCATTTCGTTTTACAGCTCTCAAGCTCAACCAACGCCCTGCCGTTCACAGAGCATCTTTGGGGCCCTTTACATATATATCTGTCTATCCGTACCTAAAACGGTCATATATATGGAAGGATGATAATCTGAGTGGACGGGAAGACGTGACACCATGAATGCTAAGTATTCATGTCCCTTGAGGATCTGGCAACTCAAAAGGTATTTACAGCATttgggaaggaaaaaaaaattacagcaGAAAATGAGTTGTATAAATATTCTACTTAATTCTGCAACATATCTGTCAACGGAATCTAGTTTAGTGAAAAATAATCTAACTTGCATATTAGTAGTCTCTTATCAAACTCCATGACACTTTAATAGTGTATATGAGAAAACTACCTTGTAATTTATCACTTGTATTTTCTACAACATATCTAAATTCTCTTTAATATACTTGTGATTTTTCACCAAATAAATTATgttaatcaaacaaaaattgggTTGATgtgttgaattttattttactttttctctACGCTATGTTCCTGTGGTTGAGAGTTGGGTCTCCTAATTTTTGTAGAATATAATATGAGAGTTGGGTCTCCTTTGtacaaaccccaaaaaaaaaaaaaaaaaaaaaaaaaaaaaaagaaattggaaggcttctaatggagacataatgatttctcctcaacattataatttcatcttttgactaatacctACTAACTTTATCTCCACTAATTCCCACCTAATTTTacctatgtgggcttcatttattttataacaatttcatatatgcaaTAACCTTTTTAGAGATATTTGGGAACTTTGAAACAtaagaaatttaaatttaaaaaaattaaagtgaaGGGATTCCTAGGTTCGGGCCGGCCCGTTTACTGTCCGACAGTCGTTAAAAAAGGCGGCAGTCACTGACTCCTCTCTCAAGAACTCCGCAGTCGCAGAAATGGCCGTTTTCCCATACACACAGAAACCAGTGGTCTACAAGCAAACTCATACCCTAAATTAAATTCCAATTTTGACCTCCAATTTCAATTGTACCGCCACTGAAAATGCTGAAACTCCTCTCGTCCTCCTCCTCATGCCTCCAGGCCAGAGTCCACGTTCAGGGACATCGTCGAACCTGCATCAGACTCTGTTCCTTAATTTCCATCTCCACAATTCCAAGCTCACAGCCCTTCAGCCTTCCAATCATTTCAGAGCTCATAGCAAAGCAACATTGGTCAGAGCTGAAAACCCACCTCAAAGACTCGAACTTTATCGCGGTTCTTCACCAACTGTTTGATGCAGGAGCTGACCCAGTTCTGATACTCAGGTACTTTAGTTGGTCGCAGAAGAATTTCAATGTTACACACCCTCTTGAACTCACTTGTAGACTTTTGCACTCCCTAGCAAATGCAAAAAAATACTCAAAGATCAGAGCTTTCTTAGATGGATTTGTTAGAAACAATGAAAAGCATTCgaattcttcaatttttcaCATGCTTTCAATGTGTGGCAACCAGTTCTGTGCAAATTCTGTTATAATTGATATGTTGGTGCTGGCAtatgtgaaaaatatgaagacCCGTTTGGGTTTTGAAGCATTTCAGAGAGCTGGTGATTACGGGTTTAAGTTGTCAGTTTTGTCTTGTAACCCTTTGTTGAGTGCTTTGGtgaaggaaaatgaaattggGTATGTTGAATATGTGTACAAAGAGATGGTTAGGAGGAGGATAGAGGCTGATTTGTTCACTTTCAGTATTGTGATTAATGGTTTGTGTAAAGTTGGGAAATTGAACAAGGCAAGGGATGTTACTAATGACATGAAAGCTTGGGGGATTTCACCAAATGTGGTTACTTATAATACTCTTATTGATGGGTATTGCAAAAAAGGTGGGTTGGGGAAGATGCACAAAGCTGATGCCATTTTGAAGGAGATGGTGGCAAATAATGTTCACCCGAATGAGAttacttttaatattttgattgaTGGGTTCTGTAAAGATGAAAATGTAGCTTCGGCGGTTAAGGTGTTTGAGGAAATGAAGCAGGGTTTGAAACCGAATGTGATTACATATAATTCTCTGA
Proteins encoded in this region:
- the LOC18769745 gene encoding pentatricopeptide repeat-containing protein At1g09820, translating into MLKLLSSSSSCLQARVHVQGHRRTCIRLCSLISISTIPSSQPFSLPIISELIAKQHWSELKTHLKDSNFIAVLHQLFDAGADPVLILRYFSWSQKNFNVTHPLELTCRLLHSLANAKKYSKIRAFLDGFVRNNEKHSNSSIFHMLSMCGNQFCANSVIIDMLVLAYVKNMKTRLGFEAFQRAGDYGFKLSVLSCNPLLSALVKENEIGYVEYVYKEMVRRRIEADLFTFSIVINGLCKVGKLNKARDVTNDMKAWGISPNVVTYNTLIDGYCKKGGLGKMHKADAILKEMVANNVHPNEITFNILIDGFCKDENVASAVKVFEEMKQGLKPNVITYNSLINGLCCNGKLDEACGLQDEMLGLGLKPNIVTYNALINGFCKKKMMKEAKELFDDIMNGGLVPNAITYNTLIDAYCKHGMMEEAYALHNSMLERRVSPNTSTFNCWIACFCRQGNMELARKFLHEMEVRGLKADPITCNLLIDALCKEGESRKAERLLNEMFKKGLSPSHVTYNTLMDGYCREGNLKAALNVRLQMEKEGKRANIVTYNVLIKGHCMKGKLKVANELLNEMLEKGLVPNRTTYEIVKEEMMEKGFLPDIEGHLYNISSF